From Symphalangus syndactylus isolate Jambi chromosome 17, NHGRI_mSymSyn1-v2.1_pri, whole genome shotgun sequence, one genomic window encodes:
- the MAP6D1 gene encoding MAP6 domain-containing protein 1 isoform X2 produces MTAGGFRCPLATVQPFPRPRSLQLQQGAAGPGHVGLPPSAPPPGTPTLVPEGGAAAARGGPRGRGRWAQEARPGAPRAGSGAAGAGAGMAWPCISRLCCLARRWNQLDRSDVAVPLTLHGYSDLDSEELGPGGAASRRGQPPAGARDSGRDVPLTQYQRDFGLWTASAGPRDPPPGRGPGAGGRRGKSSAQSSAPPAPGARGVYVLPIGDADAAAAATTSYRQEFQAWTGVKPSRSTKTKPAQVITTHTSGWDSSPGAGFQASAPRILNV; encoded by the exons ATGACTGCAGGCGGTTTCCGGTGCCCCCTGGCGACGGTGCAGCCTTTCCCCCGTCCGCGCTCCCTCCAGCTCCAGCAGGGCGCAGCCGGCCCCGGCCACGTGGGGCTGCCGCCGAGCGCGCCCCCTCCCGGGACGCCCACCCTCGTGCCGGAGGGCGGTGCTGCGGCGGCGCGGGGCGGGCCGCGGGGGCGGGGACGCTGGGCGCAGGAGGCGCGGCCCGGAGCGCCGCGCGCCGGGAGCGGGGCGGCGGGCGCCGGGGCTGGCATGGCGTGGCCCTGCATCAGCCGCCTGTGCTGCCTGGCGCGGCGCTGGAACCAGCTGGACCGCTCCGACGTGGCGGTGCCGCTGACCCTGCACGGCTACTCGGACCTCGACAGCGAGGAGCTGGGCCCGGGCGGCGCCGCCTCGCGCAGGGGCCAGCCTCCCGCGGGCGCCCGGGATTCCGGCCGGGACGTGCCGCTCACTCAGTACCAGCGGGACTTCGGCTTGTGGACGGCGTCCGCCGGGCCCAGGGATCCGCCGCCGGGGCGCGGACCTGGAGCGGGCGGCCGCAGGGGCAAATCCTCCGCGCAGTCCTCCGCGCCACCTGCGCCCGGCGCCCGCGGGGTCTACGTGCTGCCCATCGGCGACGCGGACGCGGCTGCAGCAGCGACCACGTCGTACAG ACAGGAATTCCAGGCTTGGACTGGAGTGAAGCCCTCAAGATCCACAAAGACAAAACCAGCCCAAGTCATCACAACCCACACTTCGGGATGGGACAGCAGCCCTGGGGCCGGCTTCCAG GCCTCAGCTCCCCGGATTCTCAATGTGTGA
- the MAP6D1 gene encoding MAP6 domain-containing protein 1 isoform X1, which produces MTAGGFRCPLATVQPFPRPRSLQLQQGAAGPGHVGLPPSAPPPGTPTLVPEGGAAAARGGPRGRGRWAQEARPGAPRAGSGAAGAGAGMAWPCISRLCCLARRWNQLDRSDVAVPLTLHGYSDLDSEELGPGGAASRRGQPPAGARDSGRDVPLTQYQRDFGLWTASAGPRDPPPGRGPGAGGRRGKSSAQSSAPPAPGARGVYVLPIGDADAAAAATTSYRQEFQAWTGVKPSRSTKTKPAQVITTHTSGWDSSPGAGFQVPEVRKKFTPNPSAIFQASAPRILNV; this is translated from the exons ATGACTGCAGGCGGTTTCCGGTGCCCCCTGGCGACGGTGCAGCCTTTCCCCCGTCCGCGCTCCCTCCAGCTCCAGCAGGGCGCAGCCGGCCCCGGCCACGTGGGGCTGCCGCCGAGCGCGCCCCCTCCCGGGACGCCCACCCTCGTGCCGGAGGGCGGTGCTGCGGCGGCGCGGGGCGGGCCGCGGGGGCGGGGACGCTGGGCGCAGGAGGCGCGGCCCGGAGCGCCGCGCGCCGGGAGCGGGGCGGCGGGCGCCGGGGCTGGCATGGCGTGGCCCTGCATCAGCCGCCTGTGCTGCCTGGCGCGGCGCTGGAACCAGCTGGACCGCTCCGACGTGGCGGTGCCGCTGACCCTGCACGGCTACTCGGACCTCGACAGCGAGGAGCTGGGCCCGGGCGGCGCCGCCTCGCGCAGGGGCCAGCCTCCCGCGGGCGCCCGGGATTCCGGCCGGGACGTGCCGCTCACTCAGTACCAGCGGGACTTCGGCTTGTGGACGGCGTCCGCCGGGCCCAGGGATCCGCCGCCGGGGCGCGGACCTGGAGCGGGCGGCCGCAGGGGCAAATCCTCCGCGCAGTCCTCCGCGCCACCTGCGCCCGGCGCCCGCGGGGTCTACGTGCTGCCCATCGGCGACGCGGACGCGGCTGCAGCAGCGACCACGTCGTACAG ACAGGAATTCCAGGCTTGGACTGGAGTGAAGCCCTCAAGATCCACAAAGACAAAACCAGCCCAAGTCATCACAACCCACACTTCGGGATGGGACAGCAGCCCTGGGGCCGGCTTCCAG GTCCCAGAGGTGAGGAAGAAGTTCACTCCTAACCCCTCTGCCATCTTTCAGGCCTCAGCTCCCCGGATTCTCAATGTGTGA